The Clavelina lepadiformis chromosome 3, kaClaLepa1.1, whole genome shotgun sequence region TTCAAGAAGTTGGAACTAATATCAGTCCATTCAGTCTCAAAGACAGAAGACttcttgaaagattttttggaaCAGCGATGCAGCAGTTTTTGGTGGAGGTGAACAGTGGTTGGTTGTGAGTTAGGATCTAACAAACaagattttgtattttcattgtGGCAGTGAAGCCCTGTTCATTTGCCCATATCCGAAAGCGATTCAACAACCAAATGGCAGCCTTAAATAAATTCACAATGACGCCActtctgaaaaagaaaaatcacgcAAACGAGGTGGAAGAAATGTCATTAATAGCGATCAAGAGGAGGATGGaagttatcaaaaaatttcctGGTGACGAACGCACTGCGAAGACTTTAGAAAAGTACCCATCATACAAGTTGAAAGAAAAGGTAAGTGTGATTTTAACTGATATTTCATTAacttaagcataaaatttaaacaacaggCTCTGCTTTTTGTCGTTAGTAAACATAAGATACAAAATCGTGTCAACGTTATTGTTGTAACGTTTTCTCTATTTTTGCAGTGCATAACCGACATTGCTATATTCTTTGGATATTCCTCTAAAGAAAACATGGTGAACAAGTGCCGGTTacgattttgtaatttcatcGAGGGAAGGTCATTGTGCCGTGAAACAGGGTGTGTATGCCTAATGGAATTTTCCAAAGTTATGAACCAACTAGAAGCGGTTTCTTCTCTTAAAGAGCTATCTACTGTCATCAAGCTTATGAATGATGGAAGCGTAAAGCTCGTTAAAGATCGAAAACAGCCACATAATTTGTGTGCAGGTACTAAATGAGATCCGGGACCCGGATCAGTTGTTGTTGACCAATTGCAATTTGTTGATTTAggaaaatctgaaattttttgtgtctATTATCTCTGCTTTGTGTACATTTTATCCTGGATTCTTGTCCGAATGTCTTTACTTGTTGCATCATATGCAATATACGGTTTTATTACATTaaccaaaataataattttaaataataataatttcgcTTGAATGTTTACATTACAGTATTTCGAAACGAGGAATGTTTGTTTGCCTTCtttaagtttattgtaaaaactttattattattgcatttgtagcctatatagttTTTAGTTGACTATATGCCATTTTCCTTAGTTTTGTTCTCGTAGCTTGTGGTAGACGGCATCAAGCCGATTGTGAATTTTGAAAGTAAtcgctttttcttttctttgacttttttggaaggatacataattaaaattttgtcagaCTGGTAATTATGCATTTTGGTCACGTGATGTTCAAGTGCGACATTTCAATTGGCATGGATTAAGCCAGGGAATCCCAGGCTGGTCTAGGTTCTATATGGGCGAGTATTTAGCCAGGTTTACATTAACTAGGACGCTCGCGGCTGAATATGGGGATATTCATAACCAAACACGATTGGAAAGGATTTAGTCGTTTCAGACTAGTATTTAGCCGCAAGAAGGACTGTATTTATCCAGCTGGTAGTGGCTAAATACCGGGATATTCATAACCATTTTTTTGGAACGCATTCAGTCACTTTTTTTTCCTGTGTAGTTACCCGCCAGCAGTGTATAGCTTTCCATCAATGCAGCAACTAGCAAGCGAAACCCTGTTTTCTTTCATAGAAGTGACATCATATAACCACTTGTCACTTGCACAATGGTAGCAGAGCACACgtcgaaaaaagttaaatcacCATCCAGTCCACCTGCAATAAAGCGACGATGAATGTAAATTACcatatacagtcgactccgcttaattcggacactttggttccgctcacttttggccgaattaagcggagaaacggctttgtccgaattaagcggaaaatcgattgttcatttcatggtcatgcgtaaaggcaaacaacgcatttaaaatactgtactgttgcgtaataaatgaattgcacctgcgctatactgcagtaattggcactgatcgcataaaacgcacaagagtaCGAGTAAATGAgtacgcataaaacgcacattcTGAGCCGCTTCCTCTCTGTCTTTAAACCTCGTCCACGAAGCATAGTCTCTTCACGTTGTTCACCCagatttgcatcatttttctgCAAATCTTGCAAAGTACGTTTTGATATCCCCACCAA contains the following coding sequences:
- the LOC143448497 gene encoding uncharacterized protein LOC143448497; this translates as MAALNKFTMTPLLKKKNHANEVEEMSLIAIKRRMEVIKKFPGDERTAKTLEKYPSYKLKEKCITDIAIFFGYSSKENMVNKCRLRFCNFIEGRSLCRETGCVCLMEFSKVMNQLEAVSSLKELSTVIKLMNDGSVKLVKDRKQPHNLCAGTK